The Primulina eburnea isolate SZY01 chromosome 13, ASM2296580v1, whole genome shotgun sequence genome includes a region encoding these proteins:
- the LOC140810367 gene encoding uncharacterized protein, with protein MVRPETAYERFRKMKPEDFHGTTDPFVVEGCIRSLEVIFRYMDMMDDDRVRCTIYLLKGDSSLWWEGVERGVNIATLTWEEFKRVFYDKYFTSDVRSRLKREFMSLRQGDWSVVEFVPKFDRGYYFVPLIANDVAEKL; from the coding sequence ATGGTTAGACCAGAGACTGCTTATGAGCGTTTTAGGAAGATGAAACCAGAGGATTTTCATGGCACTACTGATCCATTCGTTGTTGAGGGATGTATTCGATCTTTGGAGGTTATCTTTCGTTATATGGATATGATGGACGATGATCGAGTTCGTTGCACTATCTATTTGCTGAAGGGCGACTCTTCCTTATGGTGGGAGGGAGTGGAGCGAGGAGTGAACATAGCGACATTGACATGGGAGGAGTTCAAGAGggtgttctatgacaagtacttcacaTCTGATGTCCGTTCTAGGctgaagagagagtttatgagtctccgtCAGGGGGATTGGTCTGTTGTCGAGTTTGTGCCGAAGTTTGATAGGGGCTATTACTTTGTGCCCTTGATTGCCAATGATGTTGCTGAAAAACTATGA